One genomic region from Streptomyces venezuelae encodes:
- a CDS encoding Uma2 family endonuclease gives MSVEAIMHTEFPEGYTVFFGADGKVIMTPQSLEHSSTIRSMQIDTLALGRHAKVTSDVYIDFPADENSAPDLAILREDAQKQGKRYSFEDVLLIAEVVSVSSARKDYDDCTAKYGRYGIPVYLVVDPYAAEVVVHTQPTGSGYIAAYTHKYGTGKLPVDLADGRTFTLDLDELPRPESETGVH, from the coding sequence ATGAGCGTCGAGGCGATCATGCACACCGAGTTCCCCGAGGGATACACGGTCTTCTTCGGTGCCGACGGGAAGGTGATCATGACCCCGCAGAGCCTGGAGCACTCCAGCACGATCCGCTCGATGCAGATCGACACGCTCGCTCTGGGGCGCCATGCGAAGGTGACCTCCGACGTGTACATCGACTTCCCCGCCGACGAGAACTCCGCCCCCGATCTCGCGATCCTCCGCGAGGACGCGCAGAAGCAGGGCAAGCGCTACAGCTTCGAGGACGTCCTGCTGATCGCGGAGGTGGTGTCCGTCTCCTCCGCGCGCAAGGACTACGACGACTGCACCGCCAAGTACGGCCGCTACGGCATCCCCGTCTACCTCGTGGTGGACCCGTACGCGGCGGAGGTCGTCGTCCACACCCAGCCCACCGGCAGCGGCTACATCGCGGCGTACACGCACAAGTACGGCACTGGCAAGCTCCCCGTCGATCTGGCCGACGGCCGCACCTTCACCCTGGATCTGGACGAGCTGCCCCGACCTGAATCGGAGACCGGCGTGCACTGA